Below is a window of Carnobacterium inhibens subsp. inhibens DSM 13024 DNA.
CTCATTAGAAAGTATTTCTCAAAAAGAGCTACTGCGTTATTTATTGTTATAGAAATTTTTAAATACGCCTTTTTGCTTAGAATTATGGTTTGATAGAAATGTACACACCTTAATCATAACAATAGTTATACTTAAGGTGTATACGTACTTCAAAAAGTTAGTTTTTATTGATATAAATTGTGTTGTCATCTTCAAAAATTTCTTTTTTTAACTTTGTTAAAAATTTTAAATTGAAATCATAACCCATGTTTGATCCGAGAACGGAATCAATACCGCAAAATGGACAAACAACTGTTTGTCCATTATCTATATACTCTACTATCATATCCGGAGTAAATATTTTTGTGCAGTTATAACAACCACATTGATTGCTTTTAGCGATCGAATTTGTGTTCTTATAAGATTGTTTAATTATTTCCTGTGTATTAAGTTCCATTCGATTCATCCTTTCGCGATTTTATATAATCTTCTTAAATGATACTTTAGAGGTACTTTGTTACATAATAACATAGGGTCTGCCAATATAATTTTAAAAGCAAGTAGTGAAGAGTTTAATCAGTCTTTAGTTAAAAAAAAGATATTAAATTAACTACAATTTTTTCTCCATGATAGATAGATTTAATGATGTCAATGTTATCTTCTATATGGATAAAAAAGTGGATTAAACTTGCTCCAATTGATACAGATACAACTATAAGAAAGGTCACTAAAATGAAATATTCTTTATCTTCCGGAAGGTAGTTACTTTTTTTGACATAATATATTCCTCCTATTTTTTAAATACTATTAAGCTGTAATACAACTAGAAATATTGTGGAATTTCAAAGTTCCATCTTGTTTTCTAGGGATATAATTTAACAAAGTTACTAGGTTAAAGTAATGAATACAGTTAGTCAGGTGTGTTATAGATAGTAATATGCTGATCTCTTTTTCTTCGTTTAGTAATAAAATCATACAATTATCTTTAGCTAACAAATGTTATCAGAAGATATAGTTAGTTACAATAATGTTTCTAATAAAATCAAAGTTTCTTACCACTATATATATGACTTTATCTAATTAATGTATTCACCAATTGTAAAATTGTACCTTTAGTTAAGATTCTTTGAGAGCGTCAATAGTTTTGTGTAAATAAATCGTCCTAATTATTCTTCATTTTGAAACTGCTCTTTTCTGCGGCTGTATATCTTGATTTGATTATTGAAAGACTCGATCAGATTGGTTGAGTAAATGGTTCTGAGAATACTGGGCGGAAACTCATAAAAAGTCAACAAATCTTGGTTCTCTATGAGTGACTGCGTCACTTTAGGATAAGTTTTCTGCCACTTCTCAACCATACAGGACAAGAAGGTATTCGTTTCTTCCTTTGAATTGGCTTGATAAACAGTCTTAAAGTCATCACAGATTTCTTTTTGTTCTTTGACACGTAATTTATGAGCAATATTACGAGACACATGGATACAACAATGTTGGTATTTTGCTTTTGGATAAATTTTATGAATGGTGTCTTTCATACCTTTTAAGCTATCCGTAATAAAGAGCAAGACATCTTGAACCCCTCTGGAGTTAATATCTTGTAGCAGCTCATTCCAAACGTGTGTTGACTCTGTCGGAGCAATTGCATATCTTAGTATTTCTTTAGTACCATCTTCTCGTATTCCAATGGCAATGTAAATGGCTTCTTTGGACACGGTTTGACGTTTTAATGGAATATAAGTAGCGTCCATAAAAATAGAGACATACTTATCATTTAAGGCTCTTGCTTTAAATGCGTTTACTTCTTCAGTCGACACTTTAGTCATGTTTGACATGGTTTGTGGAGTATAGTGATGTCCATACATTTTTTCGATTAAATCAGCGATTTCAGACAGCGTAACGCCTTTTTTGAACAAATGGATAATGGTGGTTTCCAATATGTCGTTTGTTCTTTTGTAAGCTGGTAAAGTTTATTGTTTAAACTCACCATTTCGATCTCTAGGTATCTCCAATGTTAATTCACCATATTCGGTTTTGATTGATCGAAAATAAGATCCGTTCCTCGAATTACCTGAATTAAAACCAGTGCGGTCATATTTTTCATAATCCAAGAAAGCCGTTAATTCTGTCCGTAGCAGGGTGTTTATCACTCTTTCTAATTGGGAACGGAATAATTCAGTTAAACGCCTTTAGTGATTATAGTTTATAAATTGAAAGTTTAATAAAAATATACTTATTTATTTTCTATATTTATTCAATTATTTGCTCATCTTAAATATGGTTATTATCTGTCATTGGATAAAGTTTATTTACTCATTTTCACACAAACATTTATTTTATATCACATATATTTAGTAAAAAAGTTCTTCACCACAGAAAGAGCTTTTTATCTTGTTATTAAATTGAAAGGAGCAAGAAAATGGGAATAAAAAATAATATTACTGAGATCGTTAAAGTAAGACAAGTCGTAATGAAAAGACCGATTGAATATCAAGTGAAAATCACTTCAACTCGATTGGCTGCTCAAATTGGAATAGCAGAAATTGGAGATGAGGCCCAAGAAGTGTTGCTGCTAGTTGTTTTAGATTTCCAAAATGGAATAAATGCGATACACCGCGTTTTTTCAAGGTGTTTTGAACTCCAGCGTTGCCCATCCCAGAGAAATATTCCGTAGTGCTTTTATTGAATAATGGAGCAATAATCTTGCTGTTTGATAACCACCCTAGTGGGAATTTAGATCCCTATCAAGCGGATTTGTTTTTCACTGACAGAATAGCAGATGCAGGGGAGATATTAGGGATAGAACTGTTAGATCACATCATAGTTAACAATAATAATTGGTATTCATTCAATGAACACTGCCATTTTTAAGAGTTCTTGTTATCGCACTACAAAAAATTTATAGTAAAAACGAAAACCAACCAAGCAATAGTATATGTTGCTTGGTTGGTTTTGTTTGATTATTAAGACTTTCGAAAAAGATAGTTGGTTTTCTAGCCTGAAAAAAATAGATTTTAATACTAGAATTCAAAAATTTCTTTTTTTAACTGCTTCAGAAAATTTGTTGTTATATTGTACCCCATGTTTGTGCCAATCACAGAATCCATACCACAATAGGGACAAATAGCTGTTTGCCCATTGTCAACATATTCTTCCACTTTATTAGGAGTAAACAACTTCGTACAATTGTAACAGCCACAGCAATCACTTTTAACTATAGAATCTT
It encodes the following:
- a CDS encoding JAB domain-containing protein, which translates into the protein MLLLNNGAIILLFDNHPSGNLDPYQADLFFTDRIADAGEILGIELLDHIIVNNNNWYSFNEHCHF